A DNA window from Cutaneotrichosporon cavernicola HIS019 DNA, chromosome: 2 contains the following coding sequences:
- the CSF1 gene encoding uncharacterized protein (fermentation associated protein), protein MANPVNWLFLIELIVVVIVASAFLFYWNRIFGSCLAFVIRLIAWRKYNAYIGIGSFQISPLAGRIAFRDVEYHSSNLSCRILHGNITFRYWKLHVQHEGDSQSSNPKRARLPCRIAAYLDGLELFCYNRTPAYDAIVERMKKHEAAQAAREKAASDLSPTESASSSAQPQRTTARQRRTNHLSRQSQSSLPAESDSPVSETPKPFEHQHHTEVEALSWFFEAFPLAIKVSSGSVILGSDATPMVLIVDYKRARGIVEISESRSQCDLYRMSINMALSDVHVLMRTNTDYSGPLLAHGKRIYDDLVERDSRIQLEPPSAISSFPGFHWLAKRFDFLYDPRLSVPVVAGLPADRVWKGLARYRLPDEKVQGVQLQDEENQYAKVATILSTRALDFTYYSDTPGLVPEIIERLDVDRTDTIGNIELPPEWGIDVTLHGGNVNYGPWTDRQRDALQKAFTPSIFFDTEPRTRLKAGDTRLHASLAVNVNMTEKTTLRIPTREPSKDWEWDNAKPETQRRYGWLDVEIGPNSSVGYTQSQIATPQGYDSILMFHLDSLSIASSVNLQTFVVAKTCKLSMTMPNPLVWNAQRNWGIDITLDTPEIWLLREHVALISDLSKDWSSGTGGEFRHFVPMHYSFRFSLIKHIIHLYINDFNIVDVPRSKDHNAFLDIKGPRLDAYVAVASTRYRPEFSVVPFTVDAKNAVIELSLPSWDTHRSFGTPPSVEVGRIGDIRVSGSYRYYARPQPDHVEKLELHIEAENVAFLALGWAVRRIFCVKDNYFGEFTQFSTMQEFLEKFDHSPDSVGDPILEKYRPGKSDPFAVHLTVDVRDSLILMSDEIYGTTKGIAIPIPQLQLDLKNNEYQMDMALDVAPTYVVACNNIAQSYKELSAPLQRDQDVVFVEGIEIKANRLFGPQPEATTYVCLWEISVSHVSAFLSPAFKETLASVGTAVGYNWSDRDNAPASVYIAETPPDATFVKVSVARITALLSSGNSGVAVELPKGLFIDTSSMASKSCRSVMGLGVPCVAVHVLHRLKQSKRWEPVGSVSAGLSLDIYEMPKGWEEEAAEQQKFLQKEDEPTRRIPYLYGGHDDHSAGSHRFDVYLPRPQLVEVPAIDPSPEAVEDEPLYESSDSNPNSDGTWYSVSRSRIGRRKRAQTVTREDRFSSLDDEGSTSSKSHNSSTPMDEIPSDEVITTARPSKSEDMATVLEDRLNSIRKIQLRAARLFNYPSESPRASCGVDGKGEPFIPLTIADGSIMRINLDKTVVELNPDTLRAVANVSGGMSTAAVRREVLLDKLLDDHVTAVRKSAKTTSSTLYDVTVPQIDLHLVLGCFQHPESIIHCTLDAPAIRFLETPVPDSTASSTSATAEVRGFCLTLLKQDTSHNVVSLIDVPNFDTAPRGDDILPFARVSATRLSATLNEEPGKKTVQFKALDCMFQAATPGIPVTSYLIDTWRPVVETLPSHRPDLTVADVIYDVLSDAIDEGLAMSLPSFMYESSYALQFNDQRGLRHDIGWFTIARLRHWMHMERQRRDPAEQRPSEEQMSKNVVEWLLRLDEPTVNEHVLFSQPYLRKAFGKYLDRAGLTPESRMDTSVNIFFGIDALLVRHYGRLLETGAIAASVITIENVTFGSERHKVWEGDMPMTTVQALVTVGRVAVDLHNSIVSVYDAVLEHVDTHREAIHELPIVHAVDQGSRVVVDVHLGDMSAAISAGGMRVDVTFAGAQGSTTIERSRQTEGVADTHWVERSSVLLNCQSVRATLRESVDTIPDDTERDLVVVEVRGVGCTADSSMDNFDPKGGSARLAFNVDAFEFDSRPQLKAFFDFGQEWRRNHYPLYVPTLEHTKAVSERRKAFRDASPHARPAQPRRVTILRSMAVDVVVRSARMQARAAKGLWLGWDMGQVYAYRNGSPDHLQFGLQVAPQIVGAYHSAKRVKTKESSVIHLPSITVTATYRDPKRYPSLSAKVKLGMFTGILKPAVLDRLLSLHQRLGNDVLAVIREVRGSKDSTPHLDVPTSLPPKPTRSPLVFRIQASVDGVRVGLRADNVTPTLMFEALRLQGSASNVEASKLQWTAKANHVGLSIIRMADGPSYQAAEPLRGTRSVSMVLDVSAEETPGTHRTPSKLNITFSRVHTVMHVAALSELGDLIRSWSSDIAVLRKAHREEVAEVKEHTTRVLKKLDAAHKEKDRERAKELEPPCPSVSGMPEGSAAIETWFASRVLTLEVTGIGIAIPLDEGAPIDVAKRAGGTGPALLFSVRFIGLTTSRTETVRFRVQQTLLGFVDQFDSGLSESFQGTYHRSTNYMELPSIEAEAQLTSTPCSLHVSANCTASDFKLSLTPDIADGIARLTDLYEHGKVHLSVMERDYRAEWAKFEEPGQSVDSLAEKYDLPSDHDARSPHKVHIQVSCRFDSGVVELHRSKDAAHAAKERRMSVHQKTRRWAKEAHLDKFTLPTVSVYADYSSTENIEDHQRTLLFNLAVHESRNVIHPTILPFFVDVVTRLERRAESRPVPAELPKPSTESTMPITERALERIADAPTGKLRLRVTLRIDRSELRLSCAPDSSAYVDLKWESGGFVASTLLGGKDTTTLAGSISGVTAYLSHEFADQGQGCIEAGAKDLVFNLTLCDAADSLQRGLSVVVDTQVGAKFRLDAFSAWLIFMAVWVDAAPKFEIKKPAETAAPTTLPVHPVASTKLGVAVVLRFRSIDFDANVSVTQARLEMTPIIISTVSDGEQSKLDLNIGTTVVTAEGDISGNLRSESLKFTTVRRSTRATIRPDDAQLLQMKIEGGDLSGNLFIAGTNIVRFQLEPSVVTLTDDWMELTTDPSGKVHLDFIVNAGKFSGVLRLPAIPRLLGNFYSIFDMADVQRRIASQRSEAFKRRHKRTSDQTPTTTVVLPVKLRADPTSTRDHVRTAQRMRFELAGLDVGIISDDYDDSYTVAFYRFFIGTVRAELFRQGSDAGLPLRELILYIDFLQWQSADGNRVTRFETHEMSARELIDRAVAKGWNNVAMFPKMNLKMDSTELPNPKTVEYDFDVSWGDTDADIKIMPNFLKSAFNSFRKLIRGIDQQQLDRAKRRGDVRSKLRDEPVQVDEIVRSKYHRRGEGPFNNPVPKLRAMGDVTGDAAMMVPQIKQALAELPAYSHRFVTLPLEEGMDLLLQLYERQLPAVSEDET, encoded by the exons ATGGCCAACCCAGTCAACTGGCTCTTTCTCATTGAGCTCATTGTCGTGGTTATCGTTGCTTCGGCCTTCCTCTTCTACTGGAACCGCATCTTCGGCTCTTGTCTCGCCTTTGTCATCCGCCTCATCGCCTGGCGCAAGTACAATGCGTACATCGGCATCGGATCCTTCCAAATATCACCGCTTGCAGGCCGCATCGCCTTCCGCGACGTAGAGTATCATTCCAGTAACCTCTCCTGCAGGATCCTCCATGGCAACATTACGTTTCGGTACTGGAAACTGCACGTGCAGCACGAGGGCGACTCGCAATCGTCCAACCCGAAGCGCG CACGTCTACCCTGCCGGATCGCTGCCTACCTCGACGGTCTCGAACTCTTCTGCTACAATAGAACCCCGGCGTACGATGCGATCGTCGAGCGGATGAAGAAGCACGAGGCTGCGCAAGCCGCGCGAGAGAAGGCTGCAAGCGACCTAAGCCCGACCGAGAGCGCCAGCTCGAGTGCACAGCCACAGCGCACCAccgcgcgccagcgccgcacTAACCACCTTTCCCGACAGTCGCAGTCGTCGCTACCGGCCGAGAGTGACAGCCCCGTAAGCGAAACACCCAAGCCGTTTGAGCACCAGCACCATACGGAGGTTGAGGCGCTCAGCTGGTTCTTCGAGGCATTTCCACTTGCGATCAAGGTCAGCAGTGGCTCGGTCATCCTCGGCTCAGACGCGACCCCGATggtcctcatcgtcgactATAAGCGCGCGAGGGGAATCGTCGAGATCTCAGAGTCGCGATCTCAGTGTGACCTGTACCGCATGTCAATCAACATGGCGCTCTCTGATGTTCATGTATTGATGCGAACCAACACCGACTACTCAGGACCGCTGCTCGCTCATGGTAAGCGCATCtacgacgacctcgtcgagcgggATAGTCGAATCCAGCTGGAGCCACCAtccgccatctcgtcgttTCCAGGATTCCACTGGCTCGCGAAGCGCTTCGACTTCCTGTACGACCCGCGTCTCTCGGTGCCAGTAGTCGCCGGCCTGCCGGCAGACCGCGTTTGGAAGGGCCTGGCGCGCTACAGGCTACCAGATGAGAAGGTCCAGGGCGTGCAGCTGCAAGACGAGGAGAACCAGTACGCCAAGGTTGCCACGATTCTCTCGACCCGAGCTCTCGACTTCACGTACTATTCGGACACACCGGGGTTGGTGCCGGAGATCATTGAAcgtctcgacgtcgaccgcACCGACACGATCGGCAATATCGAGCTGCCGCCTGAGTGGGGAATCGACGTCACTCTGCACGGCGGGAACGTAAACTACGGGCCGTGGACTGATAGGCAGCGTGATGCCCTGCAGAAGGCGTTCACGCCGTCCATCTTCTTCGACACCGAACCCCGGACGCgcctcaaggccggcgaCACGCGTCTGCATGCGAGCCTCGCGGTCAACGTCAACATGACGGAGAAAACGACGCTGCGCATCCCCACCCGCGAGCCGTCCAAGGACTGGGAATGGGACAATGCCAAACCCGAGACGCAGCGGCGGTACGGCTGGCTCGATGTTGAGATCGGGCCAAACTCTTCTGTTGGGTACACACAGTCCCAGATCGCGACGCCACAAGGGTACGACTCGATACTCATGTTTCACCTCGACTCGCTCAGTATCGCGTCGAGCGTCAACTTGCAGACAttcgtcgtcgccaagaCATGCAAG ttgTCCATGACCATGCCTAATCCCCTCGTGTGGAATGCCCAGCGGAACTGGGGCATCGACATTACCCTCGACACGCCAGAGATCTGGCTGCTCCGCGAGcacgtcgccctcatctCCGACCTCTCCAAAGACTGGAGCTCTGGGACCGGTGGCGAATTCCGACACTTTGTGCCCATGCACTACAGCTTCCGTTTCTCCTTAATCAAACACATCATTCACCTCTACATCAACGACTTTAATATTGTGGACGTCCCCCGCTCCAAAGACCACAATG cttTCCTTGACATCAAGGGCCCGCGCTTGGACGCATATGTCGCTGTCGCGTCTACTAGATACCGCCCTGAGTTTTCCGTCGTGCCGTTCACGGTCGATGCGAAGAACGCCGTCATCGAGCTCTCTCTCCCCAGCTGGGATACGCATCGCTCGTTCGGAACTCCTCCATCAGTCGAAGTGGGCCGGATAGGCGATATAAGGGTATCGGGTTCGTACCGCTACTATGCTCGACCGCAACCCGACCacgtcgagaagctcgagctGCACATCGAGGCAGAGAAcgtcgccttcctcgcccttggctGGGCCGTCCGCCGCATATTCTGCGTTAAGGACAACTACTTCGGCGAGTTCACCCAGTTCTCCACTATGCAGGAGTTCCTCGAGAAGTTCGACCACAGCCCCGACTCCGTTGGCGATCCCATCCTAGAGAAGTATCGCCCCGGAAAA tccGATCCCTTTGCCGTCCACCTGACAGTAGACGTGCGCGACTCGCTCATACTGATGTCCGACGAGATTTACGGCACCACCAAGGGCATCGCCATCCCCATACCCCAGCTCCAACTTGACCTAAAGAATAACGAGTACCAGATGG ATATGGCTCTCGATGTTGCCCCAACCTATGTTGTTGCGTGTAATAATATCGCACAGAGCTACAAGGAGCTCTCTGCGCCTCTCCAACGAGACCAAGACGTTGTATTTGTAGAAG GTATTGAAATCAAGGCAAACCGCCTCTTCGGGCCACAGCCTGAAGCTACCACTTACGTGTGTCTGTGGGAGATCTCAGTCTCCCACGTATCCGCATTCCTCTCGCCGGCGTTCAAGGAGACGCTCGCATCCGTGGGCACAGCCGTCGGATACAACTGGAGCGACCGCGACAATGCGCCAGCGTCCGTTTACATTGCCGAGACGCCGCCGGACG CGACGTTTGTCAAGGTATCGGTTGCCCGTATCACCGCTCTGCTCTCGTCAGGCAACTCGGGCGTGGCTGTCGAGCTGCCGAAGGGCCTGTTCATCGACACGAGTTCGATGGCGTCGAAGTCATGCAGGTCCGTGATGGGCCTCGGCGTACCATGTGTCGCAGTACATGTGCTGCACCGACTCAAACAGTCCAAGCGTTGGGAGCCAGTCGGATCCGTCTCCGCGGGCCTCTCACTTGACATCTACGAAATGCCGAAGggctgggaggaggaagctgCCGAGCAACAGAAGTTCCtgcagaaggaggacgagccgacGCGGCGGATACCGTACCTGTACGGTGGCCACGACGACCACTCCGCAGGAAGCCACCGCTTCGATGTGTACTTACCCCGACCGCAGCTTGTGGAGGTCCCCGCAATCGATCCCTCGCCAGAAGCTGTCGAGGATGAACCCCTTTACGAGTCCTCCGACTCGAACCCCAACAGCGACGGCACCTGGTATTCTGTCTCGCGATCGCGCATTGGGCGGCGAAAGCGTGCTCAGACCGTGACTCGCGAGGACCGCTTCTCGTCGCTTGACGATGAGGGCTCGACGTCATCCAAGTCCCATAATTCATCCACTCCTATGGACGAGATCCCTTCCGATGAGGTGATCACGACCGCTCGCCCTTCAAAGTCGGAGGACATGGCGACAGTACTGGAAGACCGCCTTAACAGCATCCGGAAGATTCAGCtacgcgctgcgcgcctTTTCAACTACCCGTCCGAATCGCCGCGAGCGTCGTGCGGCGTGGACGGGAAGGGAGAGCCGTTCATTCCGCTGACCATTGCAGACGGGAGCATAATGCGTatcaacctcgacaagacggtcgtcgagctcaaccCGGACACGCTCCGCGCTGTCGCAAACGTCTCGGGTGGGATGAGCACCGCCGCTGTCCGGCGTGAAGTGCTTCTTGAcaagctccttgacgaTCACGTCACAGCAGTTCGCAAGAGTGCGAAaacgacgagctcgacccTCTACGACGTGACAGTGCCGCAGatcgacctccacctcgtgCTGGGCTGCTTCCAGCACCCCGAATCCATCATCCACTGCACGCTGGACGCGCCTGCGATCCGGTTCCTCGAGACGCCTGTCCCGGACAGCACGGCGTCAAGTACGTCAGCGACCGCCGAGGTGCGCGGCTTCTGCCTGACGCTCCTGAAGCAGGACACGTCGCACAATGTCGTGTCCCTCATTGACGTGCCGAACTTTGACACTGCCCCCCGCGGCGACGACATTCTGCCGTTTGCTCGTGTCTCCGCGACCCGACTCAGCGCGACGTTAAACGAGGAGCCGGGAAAGAAGACTGTCCAGTTCAAGGCCCTGGACTGCATGTTCCAGGCTGCTACCCCTGGTATCCCTGTCACGTCCTACCTCATCGACACGTGGCGGCCCGTGGTCGAGACACTTCCTTCACACCGTCCGGACCTCACAGTTGCCGACGTCATCTACGATGTGCTCTCCGATGCCATCGATGAGGGCTTGGCAATGTCCCTACCAAGCTTCATGTATGAGAGCTCGTACGCCCTGCAGTTCAACGACCAGCGGGGCTTGCGGCACGACATTGGCTGGTTCACCATCGCACGTCTGCGACACTGGATGCACATGGAGCGACAACGCCGCGATCCCGCTGAACAGCGTCCATCTGAGGAGCAGATGTCCAAGAATGTTGTCGAGTggctcctccgcctcgacgagccgaCTGTCAACGAACACGTCCTGTTCTCCCAGCCTTACCTCCGCAAGGCGTTTGGGAAGTACCTGGACCGTGCAGGACTCACGCCTGAATCACGCATGGACACGTCCGTAAACATCTTCTTCGGCATTGACGCTCTCCTGGTTCGTCATTAcggccgcctcctcgagacggGTGCAATCGCCGCCAGTGTGATCACTATTGAGAACGTGACGTTCGGTAGCGAGCGGCACAAGGTGTGGGAGGGTGACATGCCCATGACCACCGTCCAGGCGTTGGTCACTGTCGGCCGCGTTGCTGTCGACCTGCACAACAGTATCGTCAGCGTCTACGACGCCGTTCTTGAACATGTCGACACACACCGCGAGGCGATCCACGAGCTGCCCATCGTCCATGCTGTCGACCAGGGGTCGAGagtggtcgtcgacgtccatctAGGTGATATGTCTGCGGCGATCTCGGCTGGTGGGATGCGTGTCGACGTCACCTTTGCGGGAGCCCAGGGGTCCACCACGATTGAGCGCAGCCGGCAAACTGAGGGCGTGGCAGACACACACTGGGTCGAGCGCAGTTCCGTCCTACTCAACTGCCAGTCTGTACGCGCCACGCTCCGCGAATCTGTCGATACCATCCCCGACGACACGGAGCGCGATttggtcgtcgtcgaagTCCGTGGGGTCGGGTGCACCGCCGACTCGAGCATGGATAACTTTGACCCCAAGGGtggctcggcgcgcttggcaTTCAACGTTGACGCATTCGAGTTTGACTCGCGCCCGCAACTCAAGGCGTTCTTCGACTTCGGGCAGGAGTGGCGCCGCAACCACTACCCGCTGTACGTTCCGACGCTGGAGCACACCAAGGCTGTCAGCGAGCGCCGCAAGGCTTTCCGCGACGCGTCCCCCCACGCACGGCCGGCTCAGCCGCGCCGGGTCACCATCCTCCGCTCGATGGCTGTCGATGTGGTCGTCCGCTCCGCCCGCATGCAGGCTCGCGCTGCCAAGGGATTGTGGCTCGGGTGGGACATGGGCCAGGTATACGCGTACCGGAATGGTTCACCGGACCATCTACAGTTCGGTCTGCAGGTCGCGCCGCAGATCGTAGGCGCGTATCACTCTGCCAAGCGCGTCAAGACCAAGGAATCATCTGTCATCCATCTCCCGTCCATTACTGTCACTGCGACGTACCGCGACCCGAAGCGCTACCCGTCACTCTCTGCCAAGGTCAAGTTGGGCATGTTCACGGGTATCCTCAAACCGGCGGTGCTAGACCGTCTGCTCTCGTTGCACCAACGCCTCGGCAACGATGTGCTCGCCGTCATCCGTGAGGTGCGGGGCTCGAAGGACTCAACGCCTCATCTGGATGTGCCGACCTCGCTTCCTCCCAAaccgacgaggtcgcctCTCGTTTTCCGCATCCAGGCGAGTGTGGAcggcgtccgagtcggTCTCCGTGCCGACAACGTCACCCCGACTCTCATGTTCGAGGCGCTCCGCCTCCAAGGCTCAGCATCGAACGTCGAGGCGTCCAAGCTCCAGTGGACAGCCAAAGCCAACCACGTCGGCCTATCGATCATCCGTATGGCCGACGGGCCGTCGTAccaggccgccgagccgcTACGCGGAACGCGCTCCGTCTCCATGGTGCTCGACGTGTCGGCGGAAGAGACTCCAGGAACTCACCGCACGCCGTCCAAGCTCAACATTACGTTCTCGCGTGTGCATACAGTCATGCACGTCGCGGCGTTGAGCGAGCTGGGTGACCTGATCAGAAGCTGGTCGTCTGATATCGCCGTGCTACGCAAAGCGCATCGCGAAGAGGTCGCAGAGGTCAAGGAGCATACGACGCGCGTGCTCAAGAAGCTTGACGCTGCTcacaaggagaaggaccGGGAGAGAGCGAAGGAACTCGAGCCGCCCTGCCCGAGTGTGAGCGGCATGCCGGAAGGCAGCGCGGCGATCGAAACGTGGTTTGCCTCGCGCGTCCTCACCCTTGAGGTCACGGGTATCGGTATCGCCATTCCGTTAGATGAAGGCGCCCCAATCGACGTGGCCAAGCGAGCTGGTGGTACTGGACCCGCGCTGTTATTCTCGGTCCGGTTTATCGGTCTCACGACCAGCCGAACCGAGACGGTGCGATTCCGCGTGCAGCAGACGTTACTCGGATTTGTGGACCAGTTCGACTCTGGTCTTTCAGAGAGCTTCCAGGGCACGTATCACCGCTCAACTAACTATATGGAGCTGCCGTCaatcgaggccgaggcacAGCTGACCTCCACGCCCTGCTCGCTTCACGTCTCTGCCAACTGCACGGCTTCCGACTTCAAGCTCTCCCTCACGCCCGACATCGCCGACGGGATTGCGCGTCTCACCGACCTCTACGAGCACGGCAAAGTGCATCTGTCCGTCATGGAGCGCGACTACCGCGCCGAGTGGGCCAAGTTTGAGGAACCAGGCCAGTCGGTCGACTCGCTGGCTGAGAAGTATGACTTGCCTTCCGACCACGACGCACGGAGTCCCCACAAGGTCCACATCCAGGTGTCGTGCCGTTTCGATAGTGGTGTCGTCGAATTGCATCGCAGTAAGGACGCTGCGcacgcggccaaggagcgGAGGATGTCGGTGCACCAGAAGACCAGGCGATGGGCCAAGGAGGCACATCTGGACAAGTTCACGCTCCCAACGGTCTCGGTGTACGCCGATTATTCTAGCACAGAGAATATCGAGGACCACCAGCGCACGCTGCtcttcaacctcgccgtGCATGAGAGCCGCAATGTGATCCACCCCACTATTCTCCCCTTCTTCGTCGACGTGGTCACACGCCTTGAGCGTAGAGCCGAGTCGCGGCCGGTGCCAGCGGAGCTACCTAAGCCCTCGACCGAGTCGACAATGCCCATTACCGAACGTGCCCTTGAGCGCATCGCCGACGCCCCGACAGGCAAGCTCCGATTGCGTGTCACGCTACGCATTGACCGTTCTGAGCTGCGCCTGTCGTGTGCACCCGACTCGAGTGCGTACGTGGACCTGAAGTGGGAGAGCGGTGGCTTCGTCGCGTCAACTTTACTTGGCGGAAAGGACACGACGACGCTCGCCGGTTCAATCTCGGGCGTCACAGCATACCTATCCCACGAGTTTGCAGATCAAGGTCAGGGCTGCATCGAGGCCGGAGCAAAGGACCTCGTGTTCAACCTCACTCTCtgcgacgccgccgactcGCTACAGCGCGGCCTCTCCGTCGTTGTCGACACGCAAGTGGGCGCCAAgttccgcctcgacgccttCAGCGCCTGGCTCATCTTCATGGCCGTGTGGGTCGATGCTGCACCCAAGTTTGAGATCAAGAAGCCGGCTGAGACTGCGGCTCCTACAACTCTCCCGGTCCACCCGGTCGCGAGCACCAAGCTGGGCGTGGCGGTGGTCCTGCGCTTCCGCAGCATCGACTTTGACGCCAACGTCTCCGTCACGCAAGCGCGCCTCGAGATGACGCCAATCATCATCAGCACCGTGTCCGATGGCGAGCagtccaagctcgacctgAACATCGGGACTACTGTCGTGACTGCCGAAGGTGACATCTCTGGCAACCTCCGCTCCGAGAGCCTGAAGTTCACTACGGTCCGTCGTTCAACTCGCGCCACAATCCGCCCGGATGACGCCCAGCTGCTCCAGATGAAGATCGAGGGTGGCGACCTGAGCGGCAACCTTTTTATTGCTGGGACGAACATTGTTCGCTTCCAGCTCGAGCCTTCGGTTGTCACGCTCACGGACGACTGGATGGAGCTCACAACCGACCCCTCTGGCAAGGTGCATCTGGACTTCATCGTCAACGCGGGCAAGTTCTCGGGCGTGCTGCGTCTGCCAGCCATCCCCCGCCTTCTGGGCAACTTCTACAGCATCTTCGATATGGCCGACGTGCAAAGACGCATTGCGTCGCAGCGCTCTGAGGCGTTCAAGCGGCGCCATAAGCGCACCTCGGACCAGACGCCGACTACGACCGTTGTGCTGCCCGTGAAACTGCGGGCCGACCCCACCAGCACGCGCGACCACGTGCGCACAGCCCAGCGCATGCGGTTCGAGCTggccggcctcgacgtcggcatcATCTCGGACGACTATGACGACAGCTACACTGTCGCATTCTACCGCTTCTTCATCGGCACGGTGCGCGCGGAGCTGTTCCGACAGGGTTCGGATGCAGGGCTCCCTCTTCGCGAGCTTATCCTGTACATCGACTTCCTGCAGTGGCAGTCGGCAGACGGGAACCGCGTTACCCGCTTCGAGACACATGAGAtgagcgcgcgcgagctcatcgaccgCGCCGTTGCCAAGGGATGGAACAACGTCGCAATGTTCCCCAAGATG AATCTCAAGATGGACTCGACCGAGCTCCCGAACCCCAAGACAGTCGAGTACGACTTTGACGTGTCTTGGGGCGACACAGACGCCGATATCAAGATCATGCCCAACTTCCTCAAGTCGGCGTTCAACTCGTTCCGCAAGCTCATCCGAGGCATCGAtcagcagcagctcgaccgcgccaAGCGCCGTGGCGACGTGCGCTCcaagctgcgcgacgagccggtgcaggtcgacgagatcgtCCGCAGCAAGTACCACCGCCGTGGAGAGGGACCCTTCAACAACCCCGTGCCCAAGCTACGCGCGATGGGCGACGTGACTGGCGACGCCGCGATGATGGTTCCACAGATCAAGCAGGCGCTCGCTGAACTGCCGGCCTACTCGCACCGCTTCGTTACTCTTCCCCTCGAAGAAGGTATGGACCTGCTGCTCCAGCTGTACGAGCGCCAGTTACCTGCCgtcagcgaggacgagaccTAA